The genomic window TGATGGTGATGCCAAGAGTGGCTCCAAGAATGCCGAGTAATTGCTGACTCAACTGAGTCGCCACGCCGCTCAGTCGTGTCAGTAGATCACTACTGAAGTCTCCAAATTCACTAGGCAATCCCCGACCCGAAGCCCATTCCTGCAGCCGACTCACCCAACCTTCTGCAGCCACAAGCCAACCGGGTAATTCATTGATCAGCTGGCCAAGCTGATCAATCAGACGGGGCACCAACGCAACGCCCGCTAACACCAACAAGCCAACCGCCAAAACTGCCACCACACCGATGGCCAGCCAACGGGGCAACCCCAGACGCTGATTAATCCAGCGACTGGGGATATCTAGCAAAAATGCAATCAGCGCTGCCGTGACAAACAGCCCTGGGAACGGAGCCAAAGGCACTAGTAACTGACGCAGCACCCAAAGATTGAGGGCGAACAGAGGCAAAAGCAGACTGAGCCGCAACCAGATAGGGAATACCAATGGCCCAAGCATCAGAGAACTCTCATTGAGATCCTCAGCAGATCAGTCACTAGGCTGAAGCTTGGCTCCTCGCAAAGAAGCCTGCCACCAAAATGCAAGCCAGCAAGCAATCCCAACAAACTTAAAGCCCTCTTCAAACAACTGCACCGTGGCGTAGCCAATGGGCAATAGATCCTGAACCTTATCGCTGACTATCGAGAGGCCCAGAAGCATGGCCGCCGCCAGGAATGCCACACCATCAGCCTGGATGACTCATTTGCAAAAGCGTCCGCAGAAAGAAAGCTGTAATGATGCAGTAACAGCCAGCTTGAGCTAATTGCGCAAGGCTCATGCCGTAAGGAAAGATCATCAAGACAAAGCAATCTGGAGAGCATGGCCACCCTTAGGCATTAGGGCAGAATTGTCTCTAGAGGCGTTTGGCTCAGCGGTAGAAAGCCTGCCTTACAAACACGATCTCGCTGGTTCTATCCCGGCATCGCTAATCACCTAAAAGGTCTAGTCAATGAATTTGGCTCTTTCCCCAACGCTGGCTGCATGTCGGCCCCGGCAATGGCCAAAGAATCTGTTGGTTTTCGCTGCTCCACTTTTTGCCTTCCGCTTCGAGATTGAGATTTGGCAGCGAGCACTTGCTGCACTTGTGGCTTTCTGCTTGATCTCTAGCGCGATCTATCTACTGAATGACTGTCTTGATGTCGAGGTCGATCGAGTTCACCCCAGCAAAAGATATAGATCCATCGCCTCTGGGCTGGTCACGGTGCCTGCAGCCCTAGCAACAGCATTGATGCTCACAGTAGTCAGCCTCAGTTTCGCAGCCGTAATTACTCCAAAGTTGGCAGGCGTGGTGCTGCTATACGGCCTCATTCAAGTCGGCTACTGCTTAAAGCTGAAGCACCAACCGTTACTTGATCTTTTCGCTATCGCATCGGGATTCTTATTGCGGGCCATCGCAGGTGCTGTTGCTGCTGGCCTACCCCTTTCCCCCTGGTTCCTGCTCACTGTGGGACTGCTAGCGCTTTTTCTAGCTATTGAAAAGCGCAAGGCCGAACTTCGCGTAACGAAGAACGCTGGGGTAACGACCCGCACAGTATTGAAGCGCTACTCATTACCTCTGCTGCTGCGGCTTGAAAGCTTGGTGGCAACCAGTTCCTTTATGTCTTATTCACTCTGGGCCGCCGGTCCAGCTCTGAAAGGAGCGTCAACCAGTTGGATGCTACTCACCGTACCCTTCGTACTAGTAGGGATTTTCCGCTATCAGTTGCTCAGTGATCCTGAAGAGGTCGAACGCCGTGGCACATTGAGACCAGATCTCAATGGCGAAAAGCCTGAGGAGATTCTGTTGAATGATCGCGGCATTCAGTTCACCTTGATCGGCTGGGTCTTGACTACTTTGCTGATCGGGTTAGTCAACCACGCAGCTGCATAATCATGGCGATTGCAGTTTTTGATGTGGACGGCACCCTTTTGCAGGGTGATTGTCTACTGATGGCATGCCGACGATCGCGTGGCGCCTTGGGCACAGTCTTGGCAGTCCTGATCTGTATGCCTTGGCTGATTGCATGGCAACTACGGCTCATCAAAACTGGACGTTGCAAAGAGAAGGTAATTGCAGCCTTTCGTATCTGTGAGGCCGTTAATCAAGCCGCATTGAACGATCGCCAGGATTGGTTACTGCCAATGCTGCAGCGTCAACTACGTGATGAAGCTGTTCAGAGATTGCAATGGCATCAGAAGCGTGGTGATCGAGTATTGCTCTGCTCTGCTTCACCGCGCCTACTCTTACAACCACTAGCCGATGTTTTGGGCGTAGAACTGCTCTGCACTGAATTAGCAAAAGTAGACGGTTTATGGCAACCGCAATTGGTGAGTGCTAATTGCAAGGGCTCCGAGAAGGTGCGATGCCTGGAAGCCCATTTAGGGCCACTAAAACATTTCACAATTGAAGCCTATGGCGATAGTCGTGGCGATCGGGAACTACTACAAGCTGCCGCGATCCCCCACTACCGCAGCTTTTGTACTGAACCAAGGCCCTACCCTGCTTTCTCGCTGGGCGCTTTGTTGCCATTGATAGCTCTGACCCTGCTGAGCTATGGGCTGTTGGGGAGTTGGAGCCAGGGCGACAAGTTACTTCCGCTATTTCTGCGCCTTTGGCCACAGATATCAGTGGGGCTGCTGCTTGTACTGGTTAGCTATACGGTTCGCTACGGCAGGTGGAGGCTGTTACTGGCGGCTCTCTCTTTGCAACCACCAATAGCAGATGATGCCAGGATCTGGATGGGTTCCTATGCTTTTACGGCTACGCCAGGTAAAAGCGGAGAAGCTGTTCGTTCTTGGCTACTCAAGCAGAACTGCAATATCCCGGCACCCCCGACTCTGATGGCGTTGGCGGTAGAGCGCCTCACTGACGGTACTTCTGTACTGCTTATTTTGTTGTTCAATCTGCCCTTGCTGCTGCGTTGGAAACTTCCTTTGGTCTTGCTATGCACCTTGGGGCTAATTGCTGTGATCGGGTTCTGGCTGTTGGGCTGGGGACGCTGGTTGAGATCGTTGTTTTGGTCGACTGCTAACAAGTTGCTGCCTGAAAAGTTTGTCAGCGCAAGCGGAGATGGTCTGATTGCATTACGGCAATTGTTGCGAGCGCGACTCTTGCTAACGGCAACCATGATTGGGGTAGTGGCATGGTCATTAGAAGGCCTCAGCCTATGGATATTGATTAAAGGCATCGGCGCAGGCGGCATCAACTGGAATGAAGCAACAATTGCTCACACGGCCGCTGGCCTCCTTGGAGCTCTTTCCCTATTGCCAGGTGGACTTGGCAGCACCGAGGCAGGCACCATTGGTCTGTTGAATCTCCAAGGTGTACCTCTTGCCGTCGCCACTCCGGCCACTCTGCTAATCCGCTTGATGACTCTCTGGTTCGCTACCGGTCTGGGAGTGTTGTGCTTGCTATGGCAAGAGCGTAGAAGCTGATGTCAGCTGCTGACTCTGAACCCAGTCAAGGCTGGAAACCAGCATGGAGCAGTTTCATTGCCCTGACACTCCTAGCTGTGGCTTTAACGGCGATGCTGCAGAGGCCAGCTTCTGAGCGCCAAGTACTTGTAGCGTCGACCCACAAGCTGCTGCTGTGGCTTCCAGTGCTCTACGGCATCGTGGTAGTCAGCTATGCAGGCCGTTATTGGCGCTGGAGGCTATTACTGGGCCGAATTGGAATCGGTCGACTGAGTTGGGCCGATCTGATCGGCTGGTTTCGTGGCTTTGCCCTCACGGCAACCCCCGCCAAGTTGGGCGAACTCAATCGGATTCGGCAGCTCCATAGGCAGCTGAACTACCCCCGCAGCCCCCTGGTGCACGTCTTTGTAGTTGAACGCATCGCTGATGCATCTGCCGTGGCTTTTCTGCTGATGCTGTTGACGCCGAATCAATTGCTGGTGCATCTTTCAGGCCTGAATTGGATCGTTGAACTACTGCTAGCTGTGGGGGTGTTGGCTGTTGTTTTCTTTTCCGCCTTACGCCCCCTGCGCTGCTTCTTATCCAATCGCCTAAAAAGCTGGCATCATCATCTACCCAGCGGCGCTCTGGGGCGCGCCATCTGGCCCGCCATATTGATTTCAATGGCGCTGTGGGCCAATGAGGCCTTAGTGCTTTGGTTACTGGTGCACTTGCTGAGCCCTACACCGATCACCATCCCAACAGCCATCAGCATTTATTTGCTGTCTGGTGTCATCGGCATAGCTTCATCATTACCTGGCGGGGTTGGAGTGAATGAGGCCGTCACAGTCTTGCTTTTAAGCAGACTGGACATTGGCCCTGCAGTCGCCCTGCCGGTTGCGGTGCTTAGGCGGATTATCACCCTTTGGTCAATCGTGGCTCTCGCTGCTGCGATTAGGATTTTCTGGCCTTATCCAGCCTTCTCATCTAGCAAGTTTGCGAAAGGATGAACACTATGGGTCAAGCAGCGAGAACTCCGATTCGCAGCTCCTTTGTGCTCGGAAGTACCAGTGAAATAGCCAAGGCAATTTGCCATGAGTTGGCTCGATGTGGCTGTCGTCAGTTCCATTTGATTGCCCGCAACCAGGCTGGGAACGAACAACTGGCCGAACAACTGAGAAATCACTATGGCGCAGTCGTCACCCAGGAGCAGACCGATCTTTTGACTGATGTAGCCCTTGATGGTCCTGGCAAGCCGCAGGTGGGCAACTATGACTTGTATTTGATCACTGCGGGTTCTCTTGGTGATCTCGAACTAGCGCGCAACGATGCCACTGAGGCCTTGCGAATCACAGCTGCAAACTACAGCGGTCTACTGCCATGGTTAACTGCAATTGCTACTCCTGAGCGGCTTTCTGGCCCGGGGCGGTTGTGGGTGTTCAGTTCAGTTGCAGCTGATCTTGGCAGACCCTCCAACTATCACTACGGAGCAGCCAAAGCTGCTCTTACTGCGTTCTGCGAGGGTCTACAACTGCGCTGCCAAAGGAAGCCTTTTGCAGTGCGCACCATCAAGGCTGGCTTTATGGCCACATCGATGACGATTGGCAAGGCACCAAAAGTTCTGTGCGTCAGTCCACAATCGGTGGCGCGTGATCTACTGAGACGCCCCAACCGTAGAGGTATCGAATACCTCCCCTGGTGGTGGGCACAGATCATGTGGTTCATTCGCTTGTTGCCTGCGCCCTTTGCTTCAAGGCTGTGACCTTGCCCCTCTCTTCGCAAACACAAATCCTCAGCGGTTGGGGCCGCACAATGCCAGTGCAGGCAAAGGTTGTGCAGCCAGCCAGCGTCCAACAAGTCCAGGAGCTAGTGCGTCAGGCAAGCCCGGCCTCACTGATCGCGAGAGGGCTAGGCCGCTCATACGGTGATGCGGCCCAACTGGATGGTGCCTCTGCGGTTGAGATGGGAGCCTTTGATCAAATCAACCTTGATCTTGTCAAAGGCTCTGTGACAGCCGGCGCAGGGGTAAGTCTGAATCAGTTGCTGCGGGTAATCGTGCCGGCAGGCTTTTTTTTGCCCGTCACCCCTGGCACTCGTAACGTCACCATTGGCGGTGCCATTGCAGCAGATGTGCACGGCAAAAACCATCACGTTGATGGCAGCTTTGGCAATCATCTCCAACGGCTGTTGCTTGTTGATGGCAGAGGCGAGCTGCGTGAGCTCACCCCCAGCGGGAAAAGCAGCGTGGATGAAATCGAACAGTTCTGGGCAACGGTGGGTGGGATGGGTCTCACCGGCATCATCGTGGAAGCCACCTTTTCACTCATCCCAATCAGCAGCTCTTTGATCAGCGTCAATACCGCTCGATATCACAATCTCGATGAGCTGATGGCTGCGATGGTGGCGTCTGATAGCAATTACCGTTACAGCGTCGCCTGGATCGACAGCCTCAATGCAAAGGGCCGCGGAGTTCTCAGCTGCGGTGACCATGCCATGGCCGAACAACTACCCACCAGCCAACAGGCGGATCCACTTGTTTACGACCCAAAGCCCTTGGCCTCAGCACCGACTTTTCTCCCTGTAGGGCTACTCAACAAGCTCACCGTACGAGCCTTTAACGAAGCCTGGTTTCGCAAGGCACCCAAGCAGCGGCTAGGTGAATTGCAGACAATCGGAGCCTATTTCCACCCTCTTGATGGTGTGCAGGACTGGAATCGTATCTATGGCCCGGCCGGTTTTTTGCAGTATCAATTCGTTGTGCCAGACAACGCCTCACACTTAGTGCTCTACACGCTAGAAGCCTTGCGAAAAATTGGCACTTCGAGCTTTTTGACTGTGCTCAAGCGTTTTGGTCCTAGTAACCCAGGCCACTTGTCGTTTCCAATGCAGGGATGGACACTTGCAGTGGATCTTCCTGCAGCGGTACCGGGATTATTTGAGGTACTTGACCATCTAGATGAACACATAGCTGCTGAGAATGGCAGACTTTACCTAGCGAAAGATTCGCGCCAATCAGCCACAATCCTTCGCCGAACTTATCCACGACTGGAGGAGTGGCAGCAAGCAAGAGAAAAACTTGACCCCAGCAAAGTCTTCTCTTCAGACATGGCTATTAGGACTGGACTTTAGACCAATCATTCTCATCAATCTAGAGAACACTCCCTGACACTATCTGCATGTATATGACGCAATCATTCTGCGCCAACAAGTCAATCCTTCTCTAGCGAACATGATCGTTGTCAACAAGTAGTGTCATCGGCTGGGGATAGCGAAGAAGATACAGTCCAAAACTATTCATCTTGAAGCAAATCAGCTAAGCCAAATATTGGCTTGCAAAGAATACTTAGAAATTTTGCTTAAGCCAAATACTGCCGGTTGAATCATACCCAATCGGCTAAGGATTGGATTCAAAAGCAATATCGTAAATCACAAGCATACCTGCCAGAACATACATTCAACCAAAAGAGTGGTTGTCAAGCCCACATGACAAGAGCTTACAAAGCCCATCAACCAAACAGTCTACACATTAACAAAAAGAGAATGGCAGCATTTAGCGATCTCAAGAAGAGATATTCCAATGGAAGTAGCATCAACAAATCAACCTTTGCAAAATTTTATGCCGGCTATATTGCATTTATTATACCCAATAAGTAGGCCTTGCAATGTGATTTAAAGCTGGCTTGATCCTACCGGTCAGCGCCAAGGCTAAAATCAAGAAATTAATAGAGGCTTCTATTGATTTGAAAAAACATGGATGGCTACAGCTTTTTATGAGTCACTTCTGGGGTGTCTCATTATCTTCAGCAGACAGCATTGTGATGCTGATGCTTTCCGCTACATTCCTCCGAGGCATACTGCGCAATATTAGTGAAAACAATAGCTACAACGATTCTTGGACTGTTGGGGAATGGCTTATAAACTACTCAGGAGGCTTTGTACGCCGAGGGCTGCCTGGATCCGGCATTTATCATCTAACAATTCTCACAGGAGTTAATCCTGAAAATCTTGTTTTAGCTATATCTCTTTTATTCTTCGCAATTGTAGCGGTCTTTCTCTGCTGGCGTAGAGAGCTGTTGTTGCATCCACTGGTCATTCTTTCATCAGTAGGGCTTCTAGGGCCATTGACAACTGGCAATTTGATCCGAAAGGATTTTACTGTACTAATTCTTTTGCTTGCTTGTCTATTAATTCTTAGGGCCTGGTGGTCTCGTCGATGGTCGACAATTCCAGCTCTAATCATGATCAATACAATCTCAATCATGGGCATCCTTAGCCAGGAAATATATGGTTTTGTTGCACTACCAATATTAATTCTAATAGCAGGTTATTTGATCGCGCAAGATGGAAATTGCCATGTATTTATTTTTTGGAAAGGTTTAATAAGGGCCTTTCTATTCTTGCTCCCTACTTTGGCAATATTTTCCTTAGTTCTGCACGCACGTGGCAATAGTCAGATTGCCCATGCCATCCATAGTTCGTGGGTAGCACTTGCCGATCTAATGGGGCCGTCAGACAAGCTAATCAGTGGATCACCCGATGGAGCAATTAAGGCCCTAGCCAGGGTCCCTGGCACTCAATTTGCCAAAACCTATACAATCTTCAAAAGCTTTGCGGGTCCGATTTGGGTGCCCCTGGCTTGGCTGATAACGGCCATGGCTGGATTACGTCTACTCTTGGCAGGATTTGGCCA from Prochlorococcus marinus str. MIT 9313 includes these protein-coding regions:
- a CDS encoding decaprenyl-phosphate phosphoribosyltransferase, with the protein product MNLALSPTLAACRPRQWPKNLLVFAAPLFAFRFEIEIWQRALAALVAFCLISSAIYLLNDCLDVEVDRVHPSKRYRSIASGLVTVPAALATALMLTVVSLSFAAVITPKLAGVVLLYGLIQVGYCLKLKHQPLLDLFAIASGFLLRAIAGAVAAGLPLSPWFLLTVGLLALFLAIEKRKAELRVTKNAGVTTRTVLKRYSLPLLLRLESLVATSSFMSYSLWAAGPALKGASTSWMLLTVPFVLVGIFRYQLLSDPEEVERRGTLRPDLNGEKPEEILLNDRGIQFTLIGWVLTTLLIGLVNHAAA
- a CDS encoding flippase-like domain-containing protein, giving the protein MAIAVFDVDGTLLQGDCLLMACRRSRGALGTVLAVLICMPWLIAWQLRLIKTGRCKEKVIAAFRICEAVNQAALNDRQDWLLPMLQRQLRDEAVQRLQWHQKRGDRVLLCSASPRLLLQPLADVLGVELLCTELAKVDGLWQPQLVSANCKGSEKVRCLEAHLGPLKHFTIEAYGDSRGDRELLQAAAIPHYRSFCTEPRPYPAFSLGALLPLIALTLLSYGLLGSWSQGDKLLPLFLRLWPQISVGLLLVLVSYTVRYGRWRLLLAALSLQPPIADDARIWMGSYAFTATPGKSGEAVRSWLLKQNCNIPAPPTLMALAVERLTDGTSVLLILLFNLPLLLRWKLPLVLLCTLGLIAVIGFWLLGWGRWLRSLFWSTANKLLPEKFVSASGDGLIALRQLLRARLLLTATMIGVVAWSLEGLSLWILIKGIGAGGINWNEATIAHTAAGLLGALSLLPGGLGSTEAGTIGLLNLQGVPLAVATPATLLIRLMTLWFATGLGVLCLLWQERRS
- a CDS encoding lysylphosphatidylglycerol synthase transmembrane domain-containing protein translates to MSAADSEPSQGWKPAWSSFIALTLLAVALTAMLQRPASERQVLVASTHKLLLWLPVLYGIVVVSYAGRYWRWRLLLGRIGIGRLSWADLIGWFRGFALTATPAKLGELNRIRQLHRQLNYPRSPLVHVFVVERIADASAVAFLLMLLTPNQLLVHLSGLNWIVELLLAVGVLAVVFFSALRPLRCFLSNRLKSWHHHLPSGALGRAIWPAILISMALWANEALVLWLLVHLLSPTPITIPTAISIYLLSGVIGIASSLPGGVGVNEAVTVLLLSRLDIGPAVALPVAVLRRIITLWSIVALAAAIRIFWPYPAFSSSKFAKG
- a CDS encoding SDR family NAD(P)-dependent oxidoreductase; its protein translation is MNTMGQAARTPIRSSFVLGSTSEIAKAICHELARCGCRQFHLIARNQAGNEQLAEQLRNHYGAVVTQEQTDLLTDVALDGPGKPQVGNYDLYLITAGSLGDLELARNDATEALRITAANYSGLLPWLTAIATPERLSGPGRLWVFSSVAADLGRPSNYHYGAAKAALTAFCEGLQLRCQRKPFAVRTIKAGFMATSMTIGKAPKVLCVSPQSVARDLLRRPNRRGIEYLPWWWAQIMWFIRLLPAPFASRL
- a CDS encoding FAD-binding oxidoreductase codes for the protein MTLPLSSQTQILSGWGRTMPVQAKVVQPASVQQVQELVRQASPASLIARGLGRSYGDAAQLDGASAVEMGAFDQINLDLVKGSVTAGAGVSLNQLLRVIVPAGFFLPVTPGTRNVTIGGAIAADVHGKNHHVDGSFGNHLQRLLLVDGRGELRELTPSGKSSVDEIEQFWATVGGMGLTGIIVEATFSLIPISSSLISVNTARYHNLDELMAAMVASDSNYRYSVAWIDSLNAKGRGVLSCGDHAMAEQLPTSQQADPLVYDPKPLASAPTFLPVGLLNKLTVRAFNEAWFRKAPKQRLGELQTIGAYFHPLDGVQDWNRIYGPAGFLQYQFVVPDNASHLVLYTLEALRKIGTSSFLTVLKRFGPSNPGHLSFPMQGWTLAVDLPAAVPGLFEVLDHLDEHIAAENGRLYLAKDSRQSATILRRTYPRLEEWQQAREKLDPSKVFSSDMAIRTGL